The following proteins are co-located in the Conyzicola lurida genome:
- the arfB gene encoding alternative ribosome rescue aminoacyl-tRNA hydrolase ArfB, translated as MDLEVTPRLTIPASELQWKFSRSSGPGGRHVNTSDSRVQLTWNVQESAALDDDQRAQLLTRLGRRLVGGAVAVTVSAQRSQLRNRETALDTLADMVRTALAPPGPLRRATKPTRGSARRHLAAKKQRSATKQQRQRPTGE; from the coding sequence ATGGACCTCGAGGTGACCCCGCGCCTGACGATCCCTGCCTCCGAGCTGCAGTGGAAGTTCTCGCGCTCGTCGGGGCCGGGCGGCCGGCACGTCAACACCTCGGACAGCCGCGTGCAGCTGACGTGGAACGTGCAGGAGTCTGCCGCGCTGGACGACGATCAGCGTGCTCAGCTGCTCACCCGCCTCGGCCGGCGTCTCGTCGGGGGAGCGGTCGCCGTGACGGTGTCGGCGCAGCGCTCGCAGCTGCGCAACCGCGAGACCGCGCTCGACACCCTCGCCGATATGGTGCGCACGGCGCTGGCGCCTCCGGGCCCGCTGCGCCGTGCGACGAAGCCCACCCGCGGGTCGGCACGCCGCCACCTCGCCGCGAAGAAGCAGCGCTCGGCCACGAAGCAGCAGCGGCAGCGGCCGACGGGGGAGTAG